A part of Argonema galeatum A003/A1 genomic DNA contains:
- a CDS encoding type II toxin-antitoxin system VapC family toxin, which produces MSETVYIETSLVGYLTARPSNNPIIAANKEITRQWWESRRSQFSLYISQVVLDEAAQGDLEMAIRRLEILQNLPVLELNEAVQDLGSQFLTRSNLPSKASDDAIHIAAATVHRLDYLLTWNCKHIANAQIQRKLSEICLDFGYQLPIICTPYELMGE; this is translated from the coding sequence CTGACAGCTAGACCCAGCAACAACCCAATTATCGCAGCAAACAAGGAGATTACGCGCCAATGGTGGGAAAGTCGCCGCAGTCAATTCAGCCTCTACATCTCGCAAGTTGTTTTGGATGAGGCAGCACAGGGGGACTTAGAAATGGCAATCAGGAGGCTTGAGATACTGCAAAATCTGCCTGTACTTGAACTGAATGAAGCTGTACAAGATTTAGGATCTCAATTCCTCACAAGAAGCAATCTTCCCTCGAAAGCTTCTGATGATGCAATCCATATTGCTGCGGCTACAGTCCACAGACTAGATTATCTGCTAACCTGGAATTGTAAACATATAGCTAATGCTCAAATTCAGAGAAAGCTTTCTGAAATCTGCCTTGATTTTGGATATCAGCTACCGATTATTTGTACGCCTTACGAACTGATGGGAGAATAG